The following are from one region of the Sandaracinus amylolyticus genome:
- a CDS encoding family 16 glycoside hydrolase, which produces MRRLLFLFALALLPSIASCTPQGDPGIGAEGLTDDFEREELGELWHNTGASWRIVDGQLNIRNARNRPLWLRRTLPRDVRIEFDVRSESPDGDIKVEIFGDGSSRATTESYTATSYVVIFGGWSNSMNVLARMDEHGADRVVGARRRVEPGRTYRMRIERRGSRITAWVDDEELVSMDDPRPLEGPGHDHFAFNNWQVELWFDNLRITPL; this is translated from the coding sequence GTGCGCCGCCTCCTCTTCCTCTTCGCCCTCGCGCTCCTCCCCTCGATCGCCTCGTGCACGCCGCAGGGCGATCCCGGCATCGGCGCGGAGGGCCTCACCGACGACTTCGAGCGCGAGGAGCTCGGCGAGCTCTGGCACAACACCGGGGCGAGCTGGCGGATCGTCGACGGGCAGCTGAACATCCGCAACGCGCGCAACCGCCCGCTCTGGCTGCGCCGCACGCTCCCGCGCGACGTGCGCATCGAATTCGACGTGCGCAGCGAGAGCCCCGACGGCGACATCAAGGTCGAGATCTTCGGCGACGGCAGCTCGCGCGCGACGACCGAGAGCTACACCGCGACGAGCTACGTCGTGATCTTCGGCGGCTGGAGCAACAGCATGAACGTGCTCGCGCGCATGGACGAGCACGGCGCCGATCGTGTCGTGGGCGCGCGCCGTCGCGTCGAGCCGGGCCGCACCTATCGCATGCGCATCGAGCGTCGGGGCTCGCGCATCACCGCGTGGGTCGACGACGAAGAGCTGGTCTCGATGGACGATCCGCGCCCGCTCGAGGGCCCGGGCCACGATCACTTCGCGTTCAACAACTGGCAGGTCGAGCTCTGGTTCGACAACCTGCGGATCACCCCGCTCTGA
- a CDS encoding MXAN_5187 C-terminal domain-containing protein, with translation MSPGEYEQLLHDAEVRLARLKSLYEQYFQGIEKLEPAIPRKELERVLDILRKNQPRNTALRFRTQMLIAKYGTYVTYWQRIARQIEEGTYRRDVVRAQQRRQRDEARKRRAKDDDEAETPGAWELDVDVDEVEDLKNFSFDDSDVDAILGALGPATREPSVPPPAPRRLSPFGSSIPPRPSPAASDALRPAPLPASAPLPAPAPAITPKPATATFAKPVSATFGKPGTATFAKPAAAPSASAPTPPTPPGSAPRAIPQPPPRPPVAAARPPVVPPPPRDGLDDANMRRLYDRYVEARRRNNERVDNVRYETLAQSVEQMLPKLREKHGDRKIDFDIVVQNGKVGLKPKVG, from the coding sequence ATGAGCCCCGGGGAGTACGAGCAGCTCTTGCACGATGCCGAGGTCCGTCTCGCGCGTCTGAAGTCGCTCTACGAGCAGTACTTCCAGGGCATCGAGAAGCTCGAGCCGGCGATCCCGCGCAAGGAGCTCGAGCGCGTGCTCGACATCCTGCGCAAGAACCAGCCGCGCAACACCGCGCTGCGGTTCCGCACCCAGATGCTGATCGCGAAGTACGGCACGTACGTGACGTACTGGCAGCGCATCGCGCGACAGATCGAGGAGGGCACCTACCGTCGCGACGTCGTGCGCGCGCAGCAGCGACGCCAGCGCGACGAGGCACGCAAGCGACGCGCGAAGGACGACGACGAGGCCGAGACGCCCGGTGCGTGGGAGCTCGACGTCGACGTCGACGAGGTCGAGGACCTCAAGAATTTCTCGTTCGACGACAGCGACGTCGACGCGATCCTCGGGGCGCTCGGTCCCGCGACGCGCGAGCCCAGCGTGCCGCCGCCCGCGCCGCGTCGCCTCTCGCCGTTCGGCTCGAGCATCCCGCCGCGCCCGAGCCCCGCCGCGAGCGATGCGCTGCGTCCGGCGCCGCTCCCCGCGTCCGCGCCGCTCCCCGCGCCGGCGCCCGCGATCACGCCGAAGCCTGCGACCGCGACGTTCGCGAAGCCGGTGAGCGCGACCTTCGGCAAGCCCGGCACCGCGACGTTCGCGAAGCCCGCCGCCGCGCCCAGCGCGAGCGCGCCGACGCCTCCCACGCCGCCCGGCTCCGCGCCCCGCGCGATCCCCCAGCCCCCGCCGCGTCCTCCCGTTGCTGCGGCGCGCCCTCCGGTCGTGCCCCCGCCTCCGCGCGACGGCCTCGACGACGCGAACATGCGCCGCCTCTACGATCGCTACGTGGAAGCGCGCCGCCGCAACAACGAGCGCGTCGACAACGTGCGGTACGAGACGCTCGCGCAGAGCGTGGAGCAGATGCTCCCGAAGCTCCGCGAGAAGCACGGTGATCGGAAGATCGACTTCGACATCGTCGTGCAGAACGGCAAGGTCGGGCTCAAGCCGAAGGTCGGGTGA
- a CDS encoding cellulase family glycosylhydrolase: protein MDRRFVLAGLALSLISCGDDPAPIVLEPWDPPEQPWVRSDRTRFRDDADRVLVFRGINARVEGLFDVTFDDGRLPLEEIPAFTIDDARRMRALGLNALRLPINWSGIEPVQGEYSEAYLERLEEVVELCRQAGVHVMIDFHQDAYSKEIGEDGAPLWAIHPPPDELLGGPLGDLEARRTSEQVLRAFEGFFDTRDEDTTDVMLQAAYFAMARHVAERFADDPWVLGYDLYNEPIADDRLLADFHARMAAELREVDDRHVMFFEPNSVRNLTEMGPRASAPFPDDGGAYAVHLYTLAFRDPRNELDTVTLERLRPNVERGLMEASLFGVPMFVGEWGIRPDSPGSDDYVRFMHELFDETFTSATVWLWKENSQGSWGFHDYDPEGGAFTERDAVVRAHARVYAEAVAGEPMSMRYDLDARRFELVYEGRADDAPSVVYVPDASYFASSFAVRCDGRAIEPTPARDAATGRVEIVCGGPGRRTVVLEATE, encoded by the coding sequence ATGGATCGCAGGTTCGTGCTCGCTGGGCTGGCGCTCTCCCTGATCTCGTGCGGCGACGATCCAGCACCGATCGTGCTGGAGCCGTGGGATCCACCCGAGCAGCCGTGGGTGCGCTCCGATCGCACGCGCTTCCGCGACGACGCCGATCGTGTGCTCGTGTTCCGCGGCATCAACGCGCGCGTCGAAGGGCTCTTCGACGTGACGTTCGACGACGGTCGCCTGCCGCTCGAGGAGATCCCCGCGTTCACGATCGACGACGCGCGGCGCATGCGCGCGCTCGGGCTCAACGCGCTGCGCCTGCCGATCAACTGGTCGGGCATCGAGCCGGTGCAGGGCGAGTACTCCGAGGCCTATCTCGAGCGGCTCGAGGAGGTCGTCGAGCTCTGCCGCCAGGCCGGCGTGCACGTGATGATCGACTTCCACCAGGACGCGTACTCGAAGGAGATCGGCGAGGACGGCGCGCCGCTCTGGGCGATCCATCCGCCGCCCGACGAGCTGCTCGGCGGACCGCTCGGGGATCTCGAGGCGCGACGCACGAGCGAGCAGGTGCTGCGCGCGTTCGAGGGCTTCTTCGACACGCGCGACGAGGACACGACCGACGTGATGCTGCAGGCCGCGTACTTCGCGATGGCGCGGCACGTCGCGGAGCGCTTCGCCGACGATCCCTGGGTGCTCGGCTACGACCTCTACAACGAGCCGATCGCCGACGATCGCCTGCTCGCCGACTTCCACGCGCGCATGGCCGCGGAGCTGCGCGAGGTCGACGATCGCCACGTGATGTTCTTCGAGCCCAACTCGGTGCGGAACCTGACCGAGATGGGCCCGCGCGCGTCGGCGCCGTTCCCCGACGACGGCGGCGCGTACGCGGTGCACCTCTACACGCTCGCGTTCCGCGATCCGCGCAACGAGCTCGACACGGTCACGCTCGAGCGGCTGCGACCCAACGTCGAGCGCGGGCTCATGGAGGCCTCGCTCTTCGGCGTGCCGATGTTCGTGGGCGAGTGGGGCATCCGTCCCGACTCGCCGGGCTCGGACGACTACGTGCGCTTCATGCACGAGCTCTTCGACGAGACGTTCACGAGCGCGACGGTCTGGCTGTGGAAGGAGAATTCCCAGGGGAGCTGGGGCTTCCACGACTACGACCCCGAGGGCGGCGCGTTCACCGAGCGCGACGCGGTGGTGCGCGCCCACGCGCGCGTCTACGCCGAGGCGGTCGCGGGCGAGCCGATGTCGATGCGCTACGACCTCGACGCGCGACGCTTCGAGCTCGTCTACGAAGGACGCGCCGACGACGCGCCGAGCGTCGTGTACGTGCCCGACGCGTCGTACTTCGCGTCCTCGTTCGCCGTGCGCTGCGATGGTCGCGCGATCGAGCCCACCCCCGCGCGCGACGCGGCGACGGGCCGCGTGGAGATCGTGTGCGGCGGCCCGGGCCGGCGCACCGTGGTGCTCGAAGCCACCGAGTGA
- a CDS encoding AsmA family protein, producing MSAARIALVSVVVVLALAIGGGIVLASIDQRALTERVVERVVASASESLGREVTFEGARGRLLPDARVTISGLRIAGRPGEPPLVEVDELQVHLRTWPILRSLGREVAIREIAAVRPTVRLIRDAEGSWSFEGLGRERARGAETEVTLARIATVDGTVDVIDRSAPGETAVALTDLDAEAEMQGRSLSRLRVRTALASDAQNLDVDLTFEHGREGVAHAREDAGLPPVRGSIALRDADLVRLGGVIPAGVARVLRGGRVDVEADVATQDDGIYELRGDARLSGVRMRGGEPAQGAMRVIARVDPESPETFRAVIERASLRGPGIELAGSGTFTAKPRSVTFEAYGPLLDLDVLLAALPEGEQRADDAPRAVVPAGVRRTLEDTTARGTLRFGRVVNGPLELEDLTARARLRAGVLELEAGEAKLYGGRIVASGTSVDLGPSVPTWTLRARLESVDVASMTRDVSGDEPLIGRLDGRIDANGAGASWDQVQASAAGSGVVELHDGVLTTGDLGAGVATAVGEALRLAGRGSASVDEVRGGRTDLGDLRMTFRIEQGSVVLREPLTVQAPFGAARLDGRIGLDRSLDLSGTAVLSPEFVDDVASVRPAGPIEVPLSIGGTLTDPQLSLSSEALASALSETALREGARALEQELGDRAGEGLRELRRRIPVPIPGF from the coding sequence GTGTCTGCAGCACGCATCGCGCTGGTGTCGGTCGTCGTCGTGCTGGCGCTGGCGATCGGGGGCGGGATCGTGCTCGCGTCGATCGATCAGCGCGCGCTGACGGAGCGCGTGGTCGAGCGGGTGGTGGCGAGCGCGTCGGAGAGCCTGGGGCGAGAGGTCACGTTCGAGGGCGCGCGTGGGCGGCTACTGCCCGATGCACGCGTGACGATCAGCGGACTGCGGATCGCGGGCCGGCCCGGTGAGCCGCCGCTCGTCGAGGTCGACGAGCTCCAGGTGCACCTCCGCACGTGGCCGATCCTGCGCTCGCTCGGGCGCGAGGTCGCGATCCGCGAGATCGCGGCGGTGCGGCCCACCGTGCGGCTGATCCGCGACGCCGAGGGGAGCTGGAGCTTCGAGGGGCTCGGTCGGGAGCGCGCGCGCGGCGCCGAGACCGAGGTGACGCTCGCGCGGATCGCGACGGTCGACGGAACCGTCGACGTGATCGATCGCAGCGCGCCGGGCGAGACCGCGGTCGCGCTCACGGACCTCGATGCCGAGGCCGAGATGCAGGGCCGATCGCTCTCGCGGCTCCGGGTGCGGACCGCGCTCGCGAGCGATGCGCAGAACCTCGACGTCGACCTCACGTTCGAGCACGGGCGCGAGGGCGTCGCGCATGCGAGGGAGGACGCGGGGCTCCCGCCGGTGCGAGGATCGATCGCGCTCCGCGACGCCGATCTCGTGCGGCTCGGCGGCGTGATCCCGGCCGGCGTGGCGCGCGTGCTGCGCGGTGGCCGCGTCGACGTCGAGGCGGACGTCGCGACGCAGGACGACGGGATCTACGAGCTGCGCGGCGACGCACGGCTCTCGGGGGTGCGCATGCGCGGAGGCGAGCCGGCGCAGGGCGCGATGCGCGTGATCGCGCGCGTCGATCCGGAGTCGCCCGAGACGTTCCGCGCGGTGATCGAGCGCGCGTCGCTGCGAGGCCCGGGGATCGAGCTCGCGGGCTCGGGCACGTTCACCGCGAAGCCGCGGAGCGTGACCTTCGAAGCGTACGGGCCGCTCCTCGATCTCGACGTGCTGCTCGCCGCGCTGCCCGAGGGCGAGCAACGAGCGGACGACGCGCCGCGGGCCGTCGTGCCGGCCGGCGTGCGGCGCACGCTCGAGGACACGACCGCGCGCGGCACGCTGCGCTTCGGGCGCGTGGTGAACGGGCCGCTCGAGCTCGAGGATCTGACGGCGAGGGCGCGGCTGCGCGCCGGCGTGCTCGAGCTCGAAGCGGGCGAGGCGAAGCTCTATGGCGGGCGCATCGTCGCGTCGGGGACCAGCGTCGATCTCGGGCCCTCGGTGCCGACGTGGACGCTGCGCGCGCGCCTCGAGAGCGTCGACGTGGCGTCGATGACGCGCGACGTCTCGGGGGACGAGCCGCTGATCGGACGGCTCGACGGGCGCATCGACGCGAACGGCGCGGGCGCGAGCTGGGATCAGGTGCAGGCGAGCGCCGCAGGATCGGGCGTGGTCGAGCTGCACGACGGAGTGCTCACGACCGGCGATCTCGGCGCAGGCGTCGCGACCGCGGTCGGGGAAGCGCTGCGCCTCGCCGGGCGCGGGAGCGCGAGCGTGGACGAGGTGCGCGGCGGGCGGACCGATCTCGGCGATCTGCGCATGACGTTCCGGATCGAGCAGGGCTCGGTCGTGCTGCGCGAGCCGCTGACGGTGCAGGCGCCGTTCGGTGCGGCGCGGCTCGACGGACGCATCGGCCTCGATCGCTCGCTCGATCTCTCGGGCACGGCGGTGCTCTCGCCGGAGTTCGTCGACGACGTCGCGAGCGTGCGGCCCGCGGGCCCGATCGAGGTGCCGCTCTCGATCGGCGGAACGCTGACCGACCCGCAGCTCTCGCTCTCGTCCGAGGCGCTCGCCTCCGCGCTCTCCGAGACCGCTCTGCGCGAAGGGGCGCGCGCGCTCGAGCAGGAGCTCGGCGACCGCGCGGGAGAGGGCCTGCGCGAGCTCCGACGGCGCATCCCGGTCCCCATCCCCGGCTTCTGA
- a CDS encoding DMT family transporter — MQLGVFVGLMIIAGAMIAFQSPINAALARSVGVYNATFVSFATGVVLAGIVAALTGGGGSLRQLSSVPWWQWIGGALGVAYVTTIIVAVPRIGVTTMMVAALAGQLTTAMVIDHFGWFGIEARAMDWRRAMALPLLAAALYFMRR, encoded by the coding sequence ATGCAGCTCGGAGTGTTCGTGGGCTTGATGATCATCGCGGGCGCGATGATCGCGTTCCAGTCACCGATCAATGCGGCGCTCGCGCGCTCGGTCGGCGTGTACAACGCCACGTTCGTGTCGTTCGCGACCGGCGTCGTCCTCGCGGGGATCGTCGCGGCGCTGACGGGTGGTGGAGGCTCGCTGAGGCAGCTCTCGTCCGTGCCGTGGTGGCAGTGGATCGGCGGTGCGCTCGGCGTGGCGTACGTCACCACGATCATCGTGGCCGTACCGCGCATCGGCGTGACGACGATGATGGTCGCCGCGCTCGCGGGGCAGCTCACCACGGCGATGGTGATCGATCACTTCGGGTGGTTCGGGATCGAAGCGCGCGCGATGGACTGGCGACGCGCGATGGCGCTGCCTCTGCTCGCCGCGGCGCTCTACTTCATGAGGCGGTGA
- a CDS encoding AI-2E family transporter, with the protein MRDAAPVKTVLVLAALVVVIAGLRVAGGFFLPFITALFLAVISAPVVRFLENRARLPEALAILLTVLLDVGLVVGFGALLWTSLPGFVEAVPRYQLALDNLAHSAVDAARVWRLPVDYGLLEELQSAGAVMGVVGDLVHEVTQIVSNTLMVLLLLGFLLFETRGAREKLHLLLGRANPHIEKTAIAAYEVQRYLVVKTVLSVLTGVLTGCWMAVCGLDFPLLWGLLAFLLNYIPSLGPAISLVPPVLVALLTLGPGGAAAVAAGHLSIGFVIGNVLEPRLMGKTLGLSTLVVFVSMFFFFWLWGPVGALFAAPLTMLLRSALEVNEETRWIAILLGSHEYVESKRREWGWKTLDERASGMPPPPPPPPSREGEVKPPEAPPVDEMIDTLHQVREPGVGKDAAE; encoded by the coding sequence ATGCGAGACGCGGCGCCGGTGAAGACCGTGCTGGTCCTCGCCGCGCTCGTCGTGGTCATCGCGGGGCTGCGGGTGGCCGGCGGGTTCTTCCTGCCGTTCATCACTGCGCTCTTCCTCGCGGTGATCTCGGCGCCGGTGGTGCGCTTCCTCGAGAACCGGGCGCGCTTGCCCGAGGCGCTCGCGATCCTGCTGACGGTGCTGCTCGACGTCGGGCTCGTCGTGGGGTTCGGCGCGCTGCTGTGGACGTCGCTGCCCGGCTTCGTCGAGGCCGTGCCGAGGTACCAGCTCGCGCTCGACAACCTCGCGCACTCGGCGGTGGACGCTGCGCGCGTGTGGCGCCTGCCCGTCGACTACGGGCTGCTCGAGGAGCTCCAGTCCGCCGGCGCGGTGATGGGTGTGGTCGGCGACCTCGTGCACGAGGTCACGCAGATCGTGAGCAACACCCTGATGGTGCTCCTGCTCCTCGGGTTCCTGCTCTTCGAGACGCGGGGCGCGAGAGAGAAGCTGCACCTGCTGCTCGGGCGCGCGAACCCGCACATCGAGAAGACCGCGATCGCCGCGTACGAGGTGCAGCGATACCTCGTCGTGAAGACCGTGCTCTCGGTCCTCACCGGCGTGCTCACCGGGTGCTGGATGGCCGTGTGCGGGCTGGACTTCCCGCTGCTCTGGGGCTTGCTCGCGTTCCTGCTGAACTACATCCCGTCGCTGGGCCCCGCGATCTCGCTGGTGCCGCCGGTGCTCGTCGCGCTGCTCACGCTCGGACCGGGGGGCGCGGCCGCGGTCGCGGCGGGTCACCTCTCGATCGGGTTCGTCATCGGCAACGTGCTCGAGCCGCGCTTGATGGGGAAGACGCTCGGGCTCTCCACGCTCGTCGTGTTCGTCTCGATGTTCTTCTTCTTCTGGCTGTGGGGCCCCGTCGGCGCGCTCTTCGCGGCACCGCTCACGATGCTGCTGCGCAGCGCGCTCGAGGTGAACGAGGAGACGCGATGGATCGCGATCCTCCTCGGCTCGCACGAGTACGTGGAGAGCAAGCGGCGCGAGTGGGGATGGAAGACGCTCGACGAGCGCGCGAGCGGGATGCCTCCGCCTCCTCCGCCGCCGCCCTCGCGCGAAGGCGAGGTGAAGCCGCCCGAGGCGCCGCCGGTCGACGAGATGATCGACACCCTCCATCAGGTGCGCGAGCCCGGCGTCGGCAAGGACGCCGCGGAGTGA
- a CDS encoding TatD family hydrolase — MGLFDVHAHLTHPELAPRVDDVIANARAAGVTTIVSNGLNPTDNEAVRALAARAPIVKPAFGFYPVDTVLREMEAMGVDYPRDVPPVSAEEGVAWVRDHAREAFAIGEIGLDGYWVPEALWDAQEKVFRALVAIALEHDKPIIIHTRKRERRALEILDEMGAKRVDWHCFGGRVKLAREIADRGHWLSIPANARRNEAFTRMLETLPRDKVLLETDCPYLAPEPGQRSEPAHVAGTAAFAAELWKCSEDEVRARMSDNFAALFGAAP; from the coding sequence ATGGGCCTGTTCGACGTCCACGCACACCTCACCCACCCCGAGCTCGCACCGCGCGTCGACGACGTGATCGCGAACGCGCGCGCCGCGGGCGTCACGACGATCGTCTCGAACGGGCTCAACCCCACCGACAACGAGGCGGTGCGCGCGCTCGCCGCGCGAGCGCCGATCGTGAAGCCCGCGTTCGGCTTCTATCCGGTCGACACCGTGCTCCGCGAGATGGAGGCGATGGGCGTCGACTATCCGCGCGACGTCCCGCCCGTCAGCGCGGAGGAAGGCGTCGCGTGGGTACGCGATCACGCGCGCGAGGCGTTCGCGATCGGCGAGATCGGCCTCGACGGATACTGGGTGCCCGAGGCGCTCTGGGACGCGCAGGAGAAGGTCTTCCGCGCGCTCGTGGCGATCGCGCTCGAGCACGACAAGCCGATCATCATCCACACCCGCAAGCGCGAGCGGCGCGCCCTCGAGATCCTCGACGAGATGGGCGCGAAGCGCGTCGACTGGCACTGCTTCGGCGGCCGCGTGAAGCTTGCGAGAGAGATCGCGGATCGCGGTCACTGGCTCTCGATCCCCGCGAACGCGCGCCGCAACGAGGCGTTCACGCGCATGCTCGAGACGCTCCCGCGCGACAAGGTGCTGCTCGAGACCGACTGTCCCTACCTCGCACCCGAGCCCGGACAGCGCAGCGAGCCCGCGCACGTCGCGGGCACCGCCGCGTTCGCGGCCGAGCTCTGGAAGTGCAGCGAGGACGAAGTGCGCGCGCGCATGAGCGACAACTTCGCGGCGCTCTTCGGCGCGGCGCCGTGA